CCGGGTCTGTAATCAGGGAAGGGGAATGGGAGGCTTTTTGCTGTTTGAATCACTTGTTGCCGATGCGCCTGCCAGGCCCTATGCCAATGGATATACAGACTGAGGGCATCTCCAGCAAAACTTTCCAAAGCCTCCCAGCTGAACAGGCTTTGCTCCGGGTAGGACTTTTTCTCTTTGAGGTTGTACCAGACCATCTGCAGGGAGACCTCTTCAACCGAACTCCCTTTTTGGCGCTGCTGTAGCAAATAGCAGAAACCGTAAATTTTAAGCTGAGCCCAATGGTATAGGCGGGTGGTCTCGGGAAGCTTATCTGGATGGCAATAGGTGGTTTTGATTTCATCCAGTTGTGCCGGCTGGTGCAAGTCAGCTTGCGGATGAAGGATATCGACCCGTCCCTCCAAGAGGATATCCTGGCCTGAGCACTCCAGCTGAACCTGTAAACGGTATTCCGCTTCTGCGCCTTTGGGGCGACGTTTTTGCAGTTTTTGGTGAGCGCGAATGCCCTCTTGGGCGGTTGGGCCTGGCCCGCCGGTATGGATCAAATCCCCTCTGCGGCAAGAGAAAGCCACTAATTCACCCACAGATAACTTTAGGGGAGAGGCGCTTGCGGAGGTGTTATGCTCTTCAGTAGGCTCCGCCAGTAGCCCTGCAACTGTAGGCTTACCCCTCAAGGCTGTAACCATTCCACATGTATCACCCGGTGGGGAATATTGTGAGCGGCAAAGAAAGTCAGCCAGCGCTGCTGGTTTTGCTGGAGACGATCACCGGGGCCCTTGACTTCCAACAACTCATAACTTCCTTTTTTGGGAAACAGAATCAGATCTGGCAGACCATTGCGGTGATGATTGATATCACTGAGTAAACGTTGAAATAGTACGTGCCAATGTTCTGCAGGAATACGATCCAGGGCCAGCTCCAGCAGTTCCTGGGGTAGTGCTTCCCAGGCTACCAGTGGATTGGCAATACCCTGTTTTCCACGGTAGGTTTGCATAACCCGCAGCTTTAGCGAGCTTTGACAAAGCTCCGACAGCCGCGATTCAAACAAGCTCTGGCGTGATGAGTAAAAATTTGGGCTACGGAAATCACTGGGGGCTATTTGGAAGGGGTTATAAAAGGCACCAGGCACTGAAGCAAAGAGAATGTCCCAGATATAGAGGCCCAGTACCCCATTGAATAGACTGTTCTCTACATAGTGGCAAACACCTTCTTCCTGCTTTGCCGCTTCCGCAGCTGCCAGAATTTCTACTCTTACTGAGGCCTGGGGTAGGGTAAACATTTCTTGCGGTGGCTGATAAGGCTGGGGGTTCTTCCAGGTTTGAGCACAGCCCATGCGCTTGGCCGTGCGATACCCAAAACTCTCGGCAAAACATCGTTCGGCTTCATTGAGGGGAGATTCGAGAATTTCACGGCATAGGGAGAGCGCCTGATCGAAATTACCACGCTTTGCGACAATTCTCGCCCGGCGTTCACGGGCAGGCGGCTGACCACAACCCTGATAGAGTCTCTCTGCAGCTTCCAACTGATCCAGTCTTTCCAGTTGTCGCGCCAGCTTCAAGCGTAGACGATCCACTCGCCTGGCCAGAGTCAAATCTCCAGGAATGCCAGCGGGTAATTGACCAGTCAGTTTATGGATTCCACCGGTATCACTAGAGAGTACCCCCTCAGCTTGTTCAAGGCAGCTGTAATAGAGTAAGTACTGCTCAATCTGCTCTCGACTCTGGAAGGGCAGCTGGTGACTATCTAATGGGTAGGGCTCATATTGGTATAACCCCAGGTCCTTCAGTACGTATTCCGTAAGGCTCTGGTTCAGATTGCCAAAAAAACAAAGCTGAAAGGTTTGAAAGCACTCGGCCCTTTGAACTGCAAGCAATGCCTCATCGGCTATTAACCGTTCTCGCCATTCAAAGGAGGCCGCCAATAAAGCTTCCTCTAACTCTCCCCGTTTTAGGGACTTGCGTAGGCCAGCAGGCCCCGCTGAGAGCAGTTCCGCCTTGGTAAACAGCGCTATAAGTTCGCGGTCTGCCAGGGGTGGATTCCTTTTCAAAAAACCAGCAGAGCAAAGAGAGTCAATGGCCTTGCCAAGATCGTCAATTTCTCTGTAAGACAGTTTTCCCTCTCTGAACAGTGCCCCCAAAGATGATGGAATACCCTTACGGGATAGCAGCCGAACATAAAGGCGCTGACTGTCAGCATCGAGCTCGTAGAACTCACGATAAAAGTTAATCTCAGCAGGGGAAAGTAGCTGCTTGTAGCGGGACACTACAAAATCAACCAAGGCTCGGAAGTTGGTCAAATAGTAGTCAGGTGCTAGCTCGATAGTGGCGGCCATGATACGGGCAATAATGTGTCAACAATAAATCGTGGTGGGTAATATTGATATAAGAGCTGTATGGTTATACAGCATATCATTTCTGGAGACAAAACCATAGGCTGACTTTGCGGACATATAAGAAACACAGCAGCAGTAAGCTTTGAATGATTCTGAGTAGCTTCCTCGTTGTTTAAAGTATCAATACCTCAAGAGATTATTGGAAAAGCTATAATAGAAGAAGTGAGAGCCAATAGGGAATAAACTTAAATAGGTGAGTTGAGACACTTAACGATTTTACCCATTGGTATGGAAGTAGCCTTGTAAATATGTTTGTTAATAGGAGGGGAAAATTGCCCCTCCTATTCAGCTAAAAAGCGATGTAAAACTCAAGAAGCTTGAATTGAGGTTTTACTTTGATGCGCGCTCGATCTGGGAACCTGTACTCTATATTCTGGGAACATATTTACGGTAACAGTAAAATCACACTTAGTAGGACCAGCAACATGCTTCAGGCCCCACCAGTATTTTATTTTAACGGTTTCGCCTGGGGCGATGGGGTGGCCGTAGCTTACAAAACCATCTTCTATGGGAGTACCTACTGAATTACACAGATATGCATCCCAGGTCATACCATTGTCATCGAGATCCAAGAATACTTTGGCGTCGAGGATAGGAAATTTTCCAGTATTTTTGAGCTCTATAAGCCCCTGAATATAACTTCCTTCTGTAGAGTCCTCGATACCAGTCCATGCAGCCCAGTGAAAACTGGTAGCCTCAAGACTATCAGAAATAAATGGCTTATCTGTATCCCAACCTTCAACATGACCAATATTTGACATGATTAATCCTTTTCTTCAGAGATATCATTAAAAAATTAATGACTGCAAGTGGGTACCGCCTATTTTTAAAAACGAAAGCATGAGAATAGGGTAAGCAAAACAATAGCAAATCAAAAAACACGAGATGTATGTTCTGGGCTTTACCCTAAGATTCCTGCTCACTGTGCACCCCTTGGTGCACAAGCGGAGTATTGGGGCCATAAAAGTTGAGATCAACCCTTAAATATTAGATGGGCAATAGTTGCGAGAATAACAACGCCAAAATTTTTACTGGGGGGCAGTATGGCATGCCATATAAAGCTTTCTTTGATCAATGGCCTGGCATTGCGCCGGCAACAATTGGCCGTCTTAAAGGCTGCAAAACTAAAGTAAATTCCACCAAGGCATCCAGGGCTATGATTTTGCAGGCACGCAAATAGAAAAAATCGTCTAACTCTTATTTAATATACCGAAAAACTTTACGATACCTGAAAATAATAAACCAAAGAAATAGGGCTAATGGTGTAATCATTAATACAGCCATTTGGTTTTTTAATACCGCCATATTCATTGTGATGATCACAGTCCCCAATTCATAGATATCGGTGGCAATGATCACAGGAAGGAAAAACGCCCAAAATCTCGCGCTGCCAATTTTTTTGGCAAAAGCCAACCCAAAGAAACCCACAAAATAAGTGGTATAGATGATCAGGCTTGCTATCAACCACCAGATCGACTGATTGTATTCATTGTAAGCAAAGGCTTCATACTGAGAGATCACTTCTATCGGAACCAGAAGAAAAAACAATACCTTCCAGAGTATACTTGGCTTGTAGATTAAAGATTCATTACCAAGAGCACTCTCTGGGGCCCGGTAGAGTTCCTGCATGAAACATCCCTATTGTTATTACTTTGCAGTTCAATAAAGCTTATGTTACTAACACAAGATCCTTGAAGCTTCTCGAAGAAGGAGCCTATTAGTGGGCGCCTCAATCAACGAGAGGGCGCAGAGGATATTCTGATCCCAGGCAAAGTCAACTAATTCAATCCCCATTTTTATAACAATGCGAAATCAACCTGAAAACTCTTGTTTTTAGTCAAATTCATACTGTTTGAATACAGAAAAACCGAGGAAAAATCGGGGCAATACCTATTAGGTGGTAAATTTCTATGACGATAAACGCAAAGTCAGGTTTTAACCTTTGGTGACATAAGTTACAGGTTTTATACATTTCCTCTTCACGGAATCATTCTTTTTTATCGCCCGTTTAATAAATACTAAAGGTAACTTTGACCGTCACCCCGCTGGCTCAGGCCGACTCCAAATCCAGATTAGCCCACAACCGATGCCACCAACTGCGAAAAAGAGTAAATACAGATTGGAAATGTGATGAACGGCAAGAGCCATAGAAAGTGCCATGGTCAGCGTAGCCAGTAGTTTGGTTCTCCTACTGATGAAACCACTACGCCAGGTTCTTAATAGGTGACCAAATAAGTGATGTTCCTCAATCCACTGATGCAGCCGTTCAGAGCTTTTAGAGGCCGCCCAGGCACCAACAACAATAAATACCGCAGAGGGTAACCCAGGCAGGATGGCACCAATAATTCCGACAAGCATAAAGAAACAAGCCACGACCCCCCATAGCCAACGCATCCACCCTTTGGCTAACGGGGGGGTTTCCATGTCAGGTACTTCTTCATTATGTTGACTCAACCTGAATCTCCAGTTTTAAAATCTGTTAAACAGATAAAACAATGGCTATTAGCAGCTATCTGCTCACTATATCAAAGAGGCACTAATGAGTGACACCTGCAACTTGCATTCTTACCGCAGAGATTGGCTCTCAATATACAGTTGTGGGGCCGGCAAGATTGTTACAAAGGCAACCATTGTTGTTTTCTAATGTGCTACAGGGGCACGTCTTCATACTTTTATTGATAATCCGTAATGTCCAGAATGATAAAAAGTACCGCCTAAAAACTGTCGTCATCAATGCTCTTAAACAGAAGAAAATAACAATACGACTTTCTTCCCTTATGCCTGTAACCCAGTGTTGAAAAACACTTCTGCTTTAACACTACACTGATTAACAAAGCCGCTCTCGGCTACCAAGCTGCATGTTTTATTATTGAGCATTAAGCACTATGGATTATCGGCTACAAGCGCCCGATCTGGAGTGCCTTATACAAGCAATCCGCGATAGAGGATTCCTGCTGTATGGGCCCAGATTGACCGATGGAGCCATCACATTCGGTGAAGTTCACTCACTCTCAAATCTGCCTCAGGGCTGGACCGATGAGCAGCAGGCTGGGCAGTACCGAGTTAAGCGCCGGGAAGATGAAGCTTACTTTGGCTATGCCGTAGGGCCTCACTCCTGGAAGAAATACCTGCAATTACCCCGCCGGCCCATATGGAAGGTCTCCAAGCAACATCAAACCATAGAAATCGTTGAGATTCAGGAGTCAGCCCCAAAGCAGGCATTCCTGGGAGTTCGAAGCTGTGAGCTGCACGCCATTGCTATCCAGGATCGTATCCTGTGCCAGGGGGAATATCCCAGTGAGAGTTACCACCAAAGGCGGAAACAGTTGTTTACCGTTGCGGTGAATTGCACCTCGGCAGCAGATACCTGCTTTTGTACTTCGATGAATACCGGTCCAGAGGTCACTTTGCCCAGCGATCTCACCTTGACAGAGGTGATTGAAGCCGGGGAGCACTTTTTTCTGATCAGCAGTGGCTCGGATGCCGGTAAGGAAATTATGGAGCAACTCCCCTTGCTTCCAGCAAGTGAGGGGGAAAGTAAACTGGCTAAATGTAAGGTGAAGCGCCTTGAGGAGGAAATGCGGCGTGGACCACGCCACTTCGATAGCTCAGATTTGAAAGAGCTACTCTATAGAAACCTCGATAGCCCGAACTGGGATAAGGTCGCTGATCGCTGTCTATCTTGTGCCAACTGCACCATGGCCTGTCCAACCTGTTTTTGCTCCACCGTTGAGGACACCACCGATCTCAGTGGCGAACATGCTGAGCGCTGGGAGCGTTGGGATTCCTGCTTTACAGCAGATCTCAGTCATATTACCGGCGGCTCCGTACGCGCCGATACCCGGTCACGCTACCGGCAATGGATGACTCACAAACTGGCCAGCTGGCACGACCAATTTGACAGCTCTGGTTGCGTGGGCTGTGGTCGCTGCATCACCTGGTGCCCTGTGGGTATCGACCTCACCGAAGAGGTCCGAAATATCCGAGCCCTGGATCAAAAACAGACGCCCAGCCAGGAGTCACCATGAAGACCATTGCCGATCTTCTTCACGAGCATCCTTTCTTTCAAGGTTTGGCAGAGAGAGATCTGCAGTTTCTGGCTTCCTGCGGTGAGAACTGTATTTATCACAAGGGCGACTACCTGGCGCGGGAAAATAGTCAGGCAAACCACTTTTTCCTGATTCGCAGTGGCCGGGTAGCAGTAGAAACTTTTGTACCCAATCGCGGCCCTCTGTGCCTGCTCACACTCCATGGCGGTGATATTTTCGGGTGGTCCTGGCTGTTTCCTCCCTATATCTCTGCTTTTGATGCCCGCGCCATGGAAGATGTTCGCAGCCTGCGCTTGGGCGGGGAATGCTTGCGCAATAAATGCGAACAGGAACCTAAACTGGGTTTTGAGCTGATGAAGCGCTTTGCGCGAATTGCTACTGAACGGCTGCAGTCCGCACGTATTCAGTTGCTGGATATTTACGGCCCAGATCACCAGGGCCACCCAACATGATTCCCTCCGTTTACCGGGTGTGCCAGCGGCGCGTGGAATATCCGGGGACTTTCACATTACAGCTGGAAGCTAAGAACGGTAGGCGGCATAAGCCACCGATGAATTTTGCTCCCGGTCAGTTCAATATGTTGTACGCCTTTGGTACCGGAGAATCTGCCATTTCCTTTAGTGGACTGGGGAGCGAGGACGGCAAGCTCATCCATACCATTCGCGCCCAGGGGAATGTCACCCGGGCCCTAGAGCGCCTACAGGAGGGAGACACTTTAGGTGTAAGGGGGCCTTTCGGCATCGGTTGGCCTCTAGATACTGCCGCTGGCAAAGATCTTTTGATTATTGCCGGCGGTCTCGGACTGGCGCCGTTGCGCCCAGTAATCTATGCGGCGCGGCGGGAGCGACTTACCGCACGCGAGGTGCGTCTCTTTTATGGTGCCAGACGCCCAAGTGAATTGCTGTATAGAGAGGAGCTCGCTCAGTGGAGCGCCCAGCTCAAGCTTGAGACTTCGGTAGATCACGGTGATGGCTCCTGGCCTGGGCATATTGGTGTGATTACCGATCCTCTACAGGCCGCACAAATAGATGGCGCCAACTCGGTAGCGTTTCTGTGCGGCCCTGAAATTATGATGCGCTTTTGTATCCAGGTTTTGGTGCGCAAAGGTGTGCCAGAGTCCTCTATCTATCTATCCATGGAGCGCAATATGAAATGCGCCATCGGTCTCTGCGGACACTGCCAGTGGGGTCCAAACTTTATTTGTAAGGATGGCCCTGTTTTTTGCTATGAGGATATTCGCCCATGGCTGCAGATTCGCAGCTTATAAGCCGGCAGCCCCACAAACCCAAACTGGCGGTCTGGAAATTCACCTCCTGTGATGGCTGCCAACTCAGCTTGTTGGACTGTGAGGATGAGCTATTGCTGTTGGGGCAGGAAGTGGAGATCGCCTATTTTATGGAGGCCTCCAGTAAGGTGGAGGAGGGGCCCTACGATATCTCCCTGGTGGAGGGCTCCATTACGACACCCGCCGACCTGTTGAGAATTCAGGAGGTGCGGCGTCAGTCAAAGTTCCTGGTAAGTATTGGCGCCTGTGCCACTGCTGGCGGTATCCAGGCACTGCGCAATTTTGCCGATGTCGTCGAGTTTACTTCTGTGGTTTACGCCGAGCCCTCTTATATCCACACCCTAAAAGAGTCCACCCCCATTGCCGCCCATGTGCCAGTGGACTTCGAGCTGCAGGGCTGCCCGATCAACAAACTGCAACTGTTAGAGGTCATCAGTGCTTTTCTGAATTCTCGTGCACCTCAGGTTTCCAGTCATTCAGTGTGTATCGAATGCAAACTTAAGAACAATGTCTGTGTGTGGGTAGCCCACGGCACCCCCTGCATGGGACCGGTAACCCATGCAGGTTGTGGCGCGCTTTGCCCTAGTTACAACCGCGGTTGCTATGCCTGCTATGGCCCGAAGGAGAACCCTAATGGTGAATCCCTGTGTCACTGGTGGGAACAAAATTTAGGAGCAGACAGATCAACCGTCATTGAAAATCTACGTAATTTCAATAGCTTATCACCTCATTTTAAAGAAATTAGTCAAGATAGAGAGCATCGCCAAAAGGGAAAATCCTAACGGGTAGAGCAACTAATGGCCGGTAAAAGTAAAACCATCAAAGTCGATTATTTGGCACGCGTTGAAGGCGAGGGTGCGCTCTATATACGCTACGACGATCATGGCGTGCACGAAGTGCAGTTAAAGATCTTTGAGCCCCCACGCTTCTTTGAAGCCTTTTTGCGGGGGCGCGATTACACAGAAGCACCGGATATCACCGCCCGTATTTGCGGCATTTGCCCAGTGGCCTATCAAATGAGCGCGCTGCACGCCATGGAGAACGCGCTGGGTCTGGTTCCTACTGAACCCCTGAGAAATCTGCGTCGCTTGCTCTACTGTGGAGAGTGGATCGAAAGCCATATGCTGCATATCAGCATGTTGCATGCACCGGACTTTCTCGGCTATCCCAATGCCGTGGCCATGGCCAAAGACCACCCAGAGGTTGTACAGCGAGCGTTGGAAATCAAAAAAACTGGAAATGCGTTGGTGCGTCTGCTTGGGGGTAGGGAGGTCCACCCAATCAACGTGCGCGTAGGGGGCTTTTATCGAGTGCCCGGCCTGGAGTCCTTTCAAGCACTGCGCCCCCAATTGTTAGAAGCCCATACCCTGGCAGAACTCATGACGCGTTGGGCGGCGGGTCTGCCATTTCCCCATTGTGAGCAATCCTATGAATGCGTCGCCCTGTCCAACCCCAGTGAATACCCCATGAATGAGGGGCGTATTGTTTCCAATCGCGGGCTGGATATTTCGGTAAAGGACTACGAAAAACATTTTCGCGAACAGCAGGTACCGCACAGTACGGCATTGCACAGTCTATTGATCGAGCGGGGCGCCTACCTTGTCGGGCCCATGGCGCGCTACAACCTCAGCTACCCCCAACTCTCGGGAGAAGTGAGAAGCCTTGCCGAGGCGTTGGGTTTCCGAGCACCCTGCAATAATCCCTTCAAAAGTATTGTGGTGCGCTGCCTGGAGGTACTCTACGCCCTGGAAGAGGCACTGCGCCTTATCGATACGTTTCAACCCCCCGATGAACCCTACCTGGCAGTAGAACCTAGAGAGGCTAGTGGCTGTGCCGCTACCGAGGCCCCCCGCGGACTGCTCTATCACCGCTACGCCATGAATGAGCAAGGCAAAATTACTTTTGCCAAGATCGTCGCTCCCACCTCTCAAAATCAAAAAACTATCGAAGATGATCTACGCCTGATGCTGCCAAAATTCATGCACCTGCCCGAGCAACAATTACAGGGTTTATGTGAGCGCGCCATTCGCAATTATGACCCCTGTATTTCCTGCTCAACCCATTTCCTGCAGCTACATTTGCAACATGAGCCAAAAAGAATCTCCTGAGCGCTGGCTGCTGGTCAGCCTTGGCAATCGCTTCCGGGGAGACGATGGTGTGGGGCCCTATCTGCTCGACAAGCTGCGCAGCCAATTAAAAGGAAGCGCAGATTTTCTGGAGAGCGGCAATGACATGGTAACCCTTGTGGGGCATTGGAAAGATCGTCAGGTTTGCCTGGTAGATGCGATTTTGTCCGATGAGCAAAAATCGGGCGAACTAATCCGAGCCGATGGCCTGGCCGATATTATCGCGCCCAGTAACTGCACGACCTCCAGCCACGGTTTTAACCTCAGAGAAGCGGTCGACTTGGGCAGAGTGCTGGGGGCACTGCCCCGCAGACTGGAAATTTTTTCCATCTGTGCCGAGAACATCACCTCCTGTGATTGTCTCACTGCCGCAGTGAAGTTGGGCGCGGAGCGTGCCGAGCAGGAGCTACTTGCATTTCTACAAGGCGATAACGGACAAAGCTGATAACGGAGACCAGTGATGCATGAACAGTCCTTGATCAGCAATCTGATCGAAAAAATACAGCAGCTTGCCGATAACGAAGGTGCCAGGGTAGTGGGTGCTAAGCTGCGCCTAGGTGCCCTTGCACATATCTCCGCCCCACATCTAAGGGAACATTTCGAACAGGCAACTTTCGGGACCAGCCTGGAAGGATTGCAACTGGAAATTGAAGAGCTCACCGATATTCACCATGCCGAAGCCCAGGACATTATCCTGGAAAATCTGCAATTTGAGGCCAGTGATGGACAATGAGCGTCGCCGGCTAGCGATTAAAGGCCTGGTTCAGGGCGTAGGGTTTCGACCCTATATTTATCGCTTAGCGCGGGATTGCCAACTGACCGGCTGGGTTGCCAACCATAGTGGTGGATTACAGTTGGAGGTTGAGGGAAACAGCACAGGCATCGAGAAACTCCTGCAGCGTTTGCCTCTGGAAAAGCCACCGCACAGCCTGATACTCAGTATTGATAGTGAGGTAATTCCTGCCGAGGGTGACAGCGATTTTGAGATTCGAGAAAGCACCGTTACCGCCGCACAATCTACCCTGGTGCTGCCAGATATAGCTCCCTGTAACTCCTGCCAGGCCGAATTGCAGGATTCCCGTAACCGCCGGCACAAATACCCATTCATCAACTGCACGCACTGCGGCCCGCGCTTTAGCATCATTGATAAGATGCCCTATGATCGCGCCAACACTGCAATGGATCAGTTTCCTCAATGCGCCAAATGCCAAGCTGAATACACCAATCCCGAAGACCGCCGTTTTCACGCCGAACCCAATGGCTGTCCAGAATGTGGCCCACAGCTGCAGCTCTGTGATAGCAAAGGCAAGGTGCTTCTCACCGGCCTTGCAGCCTTGAATGAGACGTTCGCCAGCCTGGCCAGTGGAAAAGTTGTTGCGTTGAAAGGTGTAGGGGGGTTCCAACTATTGGTAGATGCCGGCAATAGCCAGGCATTACAGACATTACGCAAACGCAAGCAGCGCCCACACAAACCTTTTGCCCTGTTGTATAGCTCTTTATCGGCAGCGCGACGTGATTGTCGGATTTCTGAGTTGGAGGCAAAACTGCTTACTTCACCGGCACGCCCCATCGTACTACTGGAAGCAAAACCGGAAGCGAATGCCAGGGTACACGAGCTGGTAGCGCTGGGTTCACCAGATCTGGGGGTGATGTTGCCAGCCTCACCACTGCACCTACTACTTGCCGAAGAGTATGCGGCCCCCCTTGTCGCCACCAGCGGCAATTTGGCTGAAGAGCCAATTTGCATTGAAAATACGGAGGCTTTGCGGCGCCTTGGCAAAATTGCCGACCGTTTTTTACTGCATAACCGCCGCATAGTGAGGCCATTGGATGACTCGGTACTGCGCGTAGTAGAAGACCGCCCCTTGATGTTACGCCGTGCACGCGGCTATGCCCCACTACCCATTACCCAGGCAAAACTGTCACAACAGGCACTCACGCAATCCTATTTAGCCCTGGGAGCAGATTTAAAAAATTCCGTGGCGCTGTCCCACAATGGTTGGATTTATCAGAGCCAACATATTGGCGACCTGAGTAGCGCCACCGCAATTGAGCACTTTGACCGCACAATTGCGGACCTCACTGGTTTACAACAACGTCGACCGCAAACTCTGATCCACGACCAGCACCCAGGCTATAGCTCTCATCGCTGGGCACTGCAACAGCAGGCTCCACGCCTGGGGGTACAACACCATGTTGCCCATCTATTTTCCTGTATGGCCGAACACGGTCACAGTGGTGCCGCACTCGGCGTCTGCTGGGACGGCACTGGCTATGACAGCAGCGGCATAGTTAGGGGCGGGGAGTTCCTCCTCTGGGACGGTAAATCGCAAGTAGAACACGTCGCCAGCCTGCGCACATTTCCCCTGCCAGGTGGAGAAAAGGCTGTGCGCGAACCACGGCGGGCTGCTGCGGGCCTGCTATATGAAATTTCCGGATACATGGCACTGCAACACCAGCTGCTCAAGCGCTGCTTTACCCGCAGTGAACGCCGTAACCTGGTCACCATGCTGGAAGGTGAGGTCAACAGCCCTCTATGCAGCAGTGCCGGGCGCCTGTTTGATGCAGTGGCCGCACTATTGGGGCTGTGTAGCCAGTCGAGCTATGAGGGGCAGGCCGCCATGGTGCTGGAATATAGTGCCCGAGGAATTCAGAGTAGTGACAGCTATCCATTCGACCTGTATCAGCGTCAAAGCAAGTGGGAGCTGGACTGGGCCCCCTGTATTAGCGCCTTAATACACGATGAGGGTAAGTCGCTGCCGCAGCGGGCTGCGGCCTTCCACAATACCTTGGCAAATATGATTCTGGCAGTGGTCAATGAGATCGGTGAGCGTCAGGTCTTTCTCTCCGGCGGTGTTTTCCAAAACCGAAGACTAACGGAACGCACCGCGACACTGCTGCGTGAGCGGGGATTTACCGTGCATTGCCACAGCCAGGTTCCCCCCAACGATGGCGGCATCGCCCTTGGGCAACTCCACTATGCCCACTGCATGGCTGCAGCCGGACAATCTGCGGGGGACTAAGTGGGCATGTGCTTAGGTATTCCCGGCCTTATTGAAGAGATCACAGACAATTCCCCCCTGGAACGCCTGGGCAAGGTACGTTTTGGCGGCATAGCTCGGCAAGTCAACTTATCCCTGGTGCCAGATGCCAGCATTGGCGATTATGTGGTAGTCCATGTGGGTATCGCCATCAGTCAGATACGGGAAGAAGAAGCCGAACGTGTTTTTCGCGACCTGGAATCCCTGAGCGGGCCGAGCGGCCAGGAGTGATGCCGTGAAATTTGTCGACGAATACCGCCAGAGCGAGACTATCCAAAAGATAGCCACAGAAATTCGCAAAGAAACCACGCGCCCCTGGACGATTATGGAAGTGTGCGGTGGACAAACCCACGCCATCGTTAAGAATCGCCTCGACCAGTTA
The DNA window shown above is from Microbulbifer variabilis and carries:
- the hypF gene encoding carbamoyltransferase HypF, encoding MDNERRRLAIKGLVQGVGFRPYIYRLARDCQLTGWVANHSGGLQLEVEGNSTGIEKLLQRLPLEKPPHSLILSIDSEVIPAEGDSDFEIRESTVTAAQSTLVLPDIAPCNSCQAELQDSRNRRHKYPFINCTHCGPRFSIIDKMPYDRANTAMDQFPQCAKCQAEYTNPEDRRFHAEPNGCPECGPQLQLCDSKGKVLLTGLAALNETFASLASGKVVALKGVGGFQLLVDAGNSQALQTLRKRKQRPHKPFALLYSSLSAARRDCRISELEAKLLTSPARPIVLLEAKPEANARVHELVALGSPDLGVMLPASPLHLLLAEEYAAPLVATSGNLAEEPICIENTEALRRLGKIADRFLLHNRRIVRPLDDSVLRVVEDRPLMLRRARGYAPLPITQAKLSQQALTQSYLALGADLKNSVALSHNGWIYQSQHIGDLSSATAIEHFDRTIADLTGLQQRRPQTLIHDQHPGYSSHRWALQQQAPRLGVQHHVAHLFSCMAEHGHSGAALGVCWDGTGYDSSGIVRGGEFLLWDGKSQVEHVASLRTFPLPGGEKAVREPRRAAAGLLYEISGYMALQHQLLKRCFTRSERRNLVTMLEGEVNSPLCSSAGRLFDAVAALLGLCSQSSYEGQAAMVLEYSARGIQSSDSYPFDLYQRQSKWELDWAPCISALIHDEGKSLPQRAAAFHNTLANMILAVVNEIGERQVFLSGGVFQNRRLTERTATLLRERGFTVHCHSQVPPNDGGIALGQLHYAHCMAAAGQSAGD
- a CDS encoding hydrogenase/urease maturation nickel metallochaperone HypA, yielding MHEQSLISNLIEKIQQLADNEGARVVGAKLRLGALAHISAPHLREHFEQATFGTSLEGLQLEIEELTDIHHAEAQDIILENLQFEASDGQ
- a CDS encoding HypC/HybG/HupF family hydrogenase formation chaperone; the protein is MCLGIPGLIEEITDNSPLERLGKVRFGGIARQVNLSLVPDASIGDYVVVHVGIAISQIREEEAERVFRDLESLSGPSGQE